In one window of Gopherus evgoodei ecotype Sinaloan lineage chromosome 9, rGopEvg1_v1.p, whole genome shotgun sequence DNA:
- the LOC115657647 gene encoding putative coiled-coil domain-containing protein 195, which produces MRSEINKLERENRALRIELKFSGQRTANWEEGASGECGHEEARSLTDSGEERVTSPMALRRNVSASSALALQEQKGNSMIVRRYSISSPVQSFSGHKHHKAEKRHPSNRILEVQGIVKPPAGSSVMQLTNEEEKVSAKIPADCFSSNNSSKRRSFQEHVYKCRGKVKAVRFLLPMDMSSYSENQGSFKYSQNQDTKQLSTIIEKDM; this is translated from the exons ATGCGCTCTGAGATCAACaagctggagagagaaaataggGCCCTTCGGATAGAACTGAAATTCAGTGGACAGAGGACAGCTAACTGGGAGGAAGGAGCAAGTGGAGAATGTGGACATGAGGAAGCCAGGAGCCTCACTGATTCAGGGGAAGAGAGGGTCACTTCTCCAATGGCCCTGCGTAGGAATGTCTCAGCCAGCTCGGCTCTGGCACTGCAGGAACAGAAAG GTAATAGTATGATTGTTAGGCGCTATTCCATTTCTTCCCCTGTGCAATCTTTTTCTGGACACAAACACCACAAAGCTGAGAAGAGACATCCAAGTAACAGAATCCTAGAGGTGCAGGGAATTGTCAAACCACCAGCAGGCTCCTCGGTGATGCAACTAACCAATGAAGAAGAAAAAGTATCTGCAAAAATTCCAGCCGATTGTTTCTCCAGCAATAATTCTAGCAAAAGGAGATCTTTTCAAGAGCATGTTTATAAGTGCAG GGGTAAAGTAAAGGCAGTTAGGTTCCTGTTACCAATGGACATGTCATCTTATTCCGAAAATCAAGGTTCTTTCAAATACTCACAAAATCAGGACACAAAACAGTTAAGCACCATAATTGAAAAAGATATGTGA